The Desulfonispora thiosulfatigenes DSM 11270 genome window below encodes:
- the yqfC gene encoding sporulation protein YqfC produces the protein MKNIKHQFSSMFDIPKDIMLDLPKISVMGDIQVYIENHRGIIEYKTENVRVSTTLGEINIEGEELVLRNIGAEEIYVDGKIKNISFER, from the coding sequence ATGAAAAATATTAAACATCAATTTTCTAGCATGTTTGATATACCCAAGGATATTATGCTAGATTTGCCTAAAATATCTGTAATGGGCGATATCCAGGTATATATAGAAAATCATCGTGGAATTATTGAGTATAAAACCGAAAATGTTAGAGTAAGTACAACACTTGGCGAAATCAATATTGAGGGCGAAGAGTTAGTATTAAGAAACATTGGAGCTGAAGAGATTTATGTAGATGGTAAGATTAAAAATATTTCCTTTGAACGATAA